The Paenibacillus mucilaginosus 3016 genome includes the window GCACCGGTGATCTGGAAGCTCTGAAGAGCGAGCTTCAGGGCACTTACGGGATCAACGTCTTCTACGCATCGGCCGATATCTCGAACCGCTCTGAAGTCGAAGCCGCAGTCCAAGGGCTGATCGGACAGCTCGGTTCGCTCGACATTCTCATCAACAATGCGGGGATCGCCAGCTTCGGCAAGGTAGCCGAGATGGACCCCGAGCAGTGGGAGCAGATTATCCGCACGAACCTTCTGGGCACGTACTATGTGACGCGCGCGGCGCTGCCTACCCTGCTCGAGCAGCAGAGCGGCAGCATCATCAACGTCGCCTCCACGGCCGGGGAACGCGGCTTTGCCACCGGCTCCGCCTACTGTGCGTCGAAATTCGCGGTCATGGGCTTCACCGAGTCCCTCTTCCAGGAGGTGCGCAAGTCCAACATCCGCGTAACCGCGCTCACCCCGAGCACCGTGAATACGGAGCTCGCTTCGAACGCCGGCCTGCCGATCGGCGATGAAGACCGGATGATGCAGCCGGAGGACGTGGCCGACCTGATCCTGGCTGCCCTGAAGCTGCCGGCCCGCGTATTCGTCAAGGCCGCCGGCATCTGGACAACCAACCCGCAGTAAGGATCTGCCCTGGCCTAACGCGTCAACAGGATGCAGGTCTAACGGCAGCGCAGCGGCCGTACAGGCAGCATGGCTATCCAATCCTTTATCAGGGGCACCTTCGGGTGTCCCTTTTTCGCAGTCATCTTTTGTCCCCCTGGAGAATAGGTTGTTTCATGTAGGCTGAAAGCGGTTAATTGTTTAGGCTGTTCTCTTCTTATCCTACTCTTCCATATAGGGCGAAAGGTGGTTTACTTGTGACCGAAGCGAATGGAAACCCGAATCAATCCCGACCCGAATCAGCGGAGAATACGCTCACGAACCGTCAGGGCCACCCGATCACCGACAACCAGAACACGCGCACGGTGGGCAGCCGCGGACCGACCACCATGGAGAACTACCACCTGCTTGAGAAAATCAGCCACTTTGACCGGGAACGCATCCCCGAGCGTGTCGTGCATGCCCGCGGTGCCGGGGCCCATGGGGTCTTCGAAGCCTACGGCAAAGTCGGCGAGGAGCCGGTATCGAAGTATACCCGCGCCAAGCTGTTCCAGGAAGCCGGCAAGCAGACGCCGGTGTTCGTGCGTTTCTCGACGGTTATCCACGGCGGCCATTCGCCCGAAACCCTCCGTGACCCGCGCGGCTTCGCCACCAAGTTCTATACGGAAGACGGCAACTGGGATCTGGTGGGCAACAACCTCAAGATCTTTTTCATCCGCGATCCCCTGAAATTCCCCGATATGGTCCATGCCTTCAAGCCCGACCCGCTGACGAACGCGCAGAGCATGGAGCGCTTCTTCGACTTCGTCTCGCTGAGCCCGGAAGCGACCCACATGGTTACGTTCATCTTCTCCCCCTGGGGCATTCCGGCCAACTACCGTCAGATGCAGGGATCGGGTGTCAATACATACAAGTGGGTGAACGCGGAAGGCGACGCCGTGCTCGTCAAATACCACTGGGAGCCTCTCGGCCAGGGCATCAAGAACCTGCTCCAGAAGGAAGCCAGCGAGATTCAGGCGACCGAGTTCAATCATGCGACGCTGGACCTCTATCACGCGATCGAGCGCGGTGACTATCCGGAGTGGGAGCTCTGCGTGCAGATCATGAGCGACGACGAGCATCCGGAGCTGGATTTTGACCCGCTCGACCCGACGAAGCTGTGGCCCGTGGATCAATTCCCGTTCCTGCCCGTTGGCAAAATGACGCTGAACCGCAACCCCGAGGACTACTTCACGGAGGTGGAGCAGGCGGCATTCGGCACCGGCGTCCTCGTCGACGGCCTCGACTTCTCAGACGACAAGCTGCTGCAGGGCCGCACGTTCTCCTACTCGGATACGCAGCGCTACCGCGTCGGAAGCAACTACCTGCAGCTGCCGATCAACGCGCCGAAGTCCCGTGTGGCGACGAACCAGAGCGGCGGCCAGATGCAGTACAAGGTGGACCGCGCGCCGGGTCAGAACCCGCACGTGAACTACGAGCCGTCCTCTCTCGGCGGCCTGAAGGAAGCGCCGAAGAGCGGCAAGGAGCACGAGCCTCACTACGACGCGAAGCTCGTCCGCCAGAAGATCGAACGGACGAACGACTTCGGCCAGGCCGGCGAGACGTACCGCTCATTCGAGGACTGGGAGCGCGACGAGCTGATCTCGAACCTGGGCAGCGCGCTCGCCACCTGCCGCGCGGACATCCAGGAGCGGATGATCGGCTACTTCACGCAGGCGGATGCCGACTACGGCAGACGCGTCGCGGAAGCGATCCGCCAGGCCGGTGGGGATACCAAGCCGCAGGGAACCGGCGCCGACCCGTCCAAAGCCGACAGCAAGGGACACGAAGCCGGGCCTTATTGATCCGCCGCGCCCGGGTCCGTGTCCGGAGAGACGGAAGAAGGCCGCAAGCACACTGCTTGCGGCTTTTTTGGCGCTGAGTGGGAGAAGATAACAAACCGGCAGAGGAACAGGCATGTGCTATCCCCTAGGCGTCCGACGGTGTACGGCAGGATATGTCGGTATGGGGGCGACAATCACGCCCCGGGCCCCTTGCTCCCCCCTGCTTCCCGGTGTATGATGACCAAAGAACCATACTGCGGCAGTATCCATATACAGAGCAGCCTCCGGACAACCCGGGGCGCACACGGAAGGGTGGATTTATGTCTTACAAAATCGTGTTTTTCGATATCGACGGTACGCTGGTCAACGAAGAGAAGGTTGTGCCGCAGGACACCATTGATGCGGTCCGCGAGCTGAAGGCAAGCGGCGTGGAGCCGGTCATCGCGACGGGACGGGCCCCTTACTTCTTCCGCCCGCTGCTGGAACAGCTGGGACTGGAGTCGTTCGTCAGTCTCAACGGCGCCTATGTCGTGTACAAGGGCGAAGCGCTCTACTCCCGCGTGATTCCCAAGACAAGCCTGCAGCTGCTCGTCGAGCATGCGGCGAAGAACAATCATGCGCTGGTATTCCAAAGCCATGAGGCGTTCTTCACGAACAGCCAGGAGCACCAGCATGTCTTCGACTCGGTCGCATCGCTGAAGGTGAACCAGCCCGGCTACGATCCGGACTACTGGAAGACGGCGGATATTTACCAGGCATTCCTGCACTGCAGCGCCGAGGAACGAAGCCCTCTACAAGGATGTGCTGGCCGACCTGCAGCTGGTCCGCTGGCACCCGTCCGCGATGGACGTGCTTCCGGTGGGCGGCTCCAAGGCCCAAGGCATCCAGGCGCTCCTCGCGCATCTCGGCATCCCGCCGGAGGAAGCCGTGGCGTTCGGCGACGGCCTCAACGACAAGGAAATGCTTAAGTACGTAGGCCTCGGCATTGCCATGGGCAACTCCAATCCGGAGCTGCTGCCCTATGCGGACTTCGTGACCGCCCACGTCGACGAGAGCGGCATCCGCAAAGGCCTGGAGCATGCGGGCCTGCTACCTGCTGCGAGCCGCGCCTAAGCCCCCGATTCGACAAGCATAGAAGCCCTGCCCCGGGAGATCTTCTCCAGGGCAGGGCTCTTTGGCATGTAAAGCGGGCACCTGCGACGGCCGTTTCTTCCGGCGAATATCGTTAACAGCCGATCTTCCCCTACTGTCCCGGGAAGGGACAGCCATATCATAAGAGAGTATGGAATCCTATAGAATGATCATTCACGGAGGAATGCCTTATATGAGTCTCGGTGCTTACGGAACACTCTGCACGGAAGTTTATGATCTGACGAAGCCGGTTGGACAGTCGATCGGCGGGGACCTTGAGTATTACAAGGAACGGCTTCGCTCCTGCCGGGGACGCATTCTCGAAGCCATGTGCGGCTCCGGGCGCCTGCTGATCCCGCTGGCCGAGGCCGGCCTTGCCGTCGACGGTATCGACGAATCGCCTCAGATGCTCGCCTCCTGCCAGGGGCGCTGCGAGGAGAGGGGCCTGACCCCCCGCCTCTTCCAAGGGAAGCTCCAGGAGCTGTCCCTATCCTGCCTCTATGAGGCCATCATAGTGCCTGCGGGCTCCTTCCTGCTCATCGAGGACCGGGAGGAGTCGGTGGACGTGCTCCGCCGCTTCCACGACCATCTGATGCCGGGCGGCCGGCTGATCCTGGATCTCGAGATGCCGGACCTCCAGAGCCTGAAGACCGGCTCGACCGGCATGTCCACGTTCCCTCATCCCGACGGTACGGTGATTACGATGGAGAGCCGTACTGTGGAGGCCGATCTCTACCGTCAAGTGGTAGTGACCCACCTCCGGTACGAGAAATGGCGGCAGGGCTCCCTGGTCGCATCGGAGCTGCAGCGGCTCGCGCTGCGGTGGTTCGGGATCGAGGAGTTCCGGATGCTGCTGGAGAACACCGGCTTCTCGAAGGTCACCGTCTCCGCCGATTACGAGTACGGCAGGGCTCCGTCCCACCACCGGCAGATCTTCACCTACGAAGCCAACCGGAACTAGCGGTGCCGGGGAGGCCGCTCTCCTCTCCAGCCGACAGAGAAGCTCCCGAGCCCACGCTGTGCAACGGAAGGAAGCTACTCGGCCTCCTCCGCCGGAGCCGCCAGGGTGCCGAAGAAGGCCAGGTCGCTCAGCTTGTACGTCTGGCCCGACTTCACAAACTTGAATTCCACCGATACCAGGGTACCGGCCTCGTCACCCGTATGCACCTGGTAATGAAGCGTTACTCCTTCGGTCGCATCATAGCCTGACGTCCTGTCCGGGAAGTCCCTGCTGTTCAGCACGGCCAGTACCTCTTCCGTGCTCTCTTTGACCTCCTTCAAGGGCATTCGCCCGCGTGTCAGCTCCAGTCCGCTGCTCACCCGCCGGTACACATCCGCAGGACTTCCTGCCGCTTTCCCTTCCGGATAAACCTTGTACACGTACTCCCTCAGCTTCTCATCCGTATTCATCGTCCGCAGCGCATAGATATAGGTGTCCAGCCCTTCCCTGGCTGCGGTCTTGTACTCGTCGAAGATCTTCGACGGGGCGGTATCCGCCGGATACGTGACCGGAGGCTCGCCGGCGGATTTCTCTTCGGTTGTCTTCTCCACCTCATCTGCTCCATTGTCGCTTTGAGGAGACGGCCCCTTTTTCGGTGCTTTCACTTCGGAAGCCTCAGGCTCGTCCAGCTCTGCCGGGCCCGCCTCCTTGGCCGCGGAGGTAATGACCACCGTCTCCGTCGCCTCCTCCCAGCGCACCTTGGCGCCGAGCGCCTCGGCGAGCGGCTTGGCCGGCACATAGGAACGGCCTTGATAGACGATCGGCGCGAGCTCCTCTTTCCCGTCAGGGTCGGAGAGATCAACAGGAGCTCCATCCACCTCCAGCTTCATCTTCTGGTTCAGATGGGCTGAGATTTTCTTGATCGCATCGTCAGCATAGGCTCCGCTCACAAAGCCCAGCGTCAGGGTCAGAGCCAGCCCGCCTGTGATGACCATGTTCCGCTTGTTCACCTTACTCCTCCTCGTATATTACATTTTATGGAATTATACTTATTTAGTGTAAAATAATCCCTCGGACCAGGCAACCCTAAATTGAATGGATAGGTTCTCCTTCTGCCGATCCCCCAATCCTGAGCCATGCCGGAGATACGAAAAAAGCCCCTCTCCTCCCGGGCAGGGAAGAAAGGGGCTGCACTTCTGTCTTATCTTACGGCAAGGCCTTGGGAGGCGCATGTACTATACACTCGAGCTCAGAATCTTGCCGAGAAACGCCTGCGTCCGCTCGTGCTTCGGGGCATCGAACAGCTCGGAGGGAGGCCCCTCCTCGAGAATATAGCCGCCGTCCATGAAGATGACCCGGTCGGCCACTTCGCGGGCAAACCCCATCTCGTGCGTAACGACCACCATCGTCATTCCCTCGCGGGCGAGCTCTTTCATAACGAGCAGCACTTCGCCGACCATCTCGGGGTCGAGGGCCGAAGTCGGCTCGTCGAACAGCATCACCCCGGGGTTCATGGCCAGCGCCCGGGCGATCGCCACCCGCTGCTGCTGCCCGCCGGAGAGGCGGTCCGGATACTCATCGCGCTTCGACTCCAGGCCGACCTTGCGGAGAAGCTCCATCGCCTGTTTCTCATTCTCGGCTTTGTCCCGCTTCTTGACATACTTCGGCGCGAGCATGATATTCTCCAGTACCGTCAGATGGGGGAAGAGGTGAAAATGCTGGAACACCATGCCGACCTGCTCCCGCAGGGTATCGATATCCGTTTTCGGGGAGGTGACTTCCGTCTCTCCGATGCGGATCGTGCCCGAAGTCACTTCCTCGAGCAGGTTCAGGCACCGCAGGAAGGTGCTTTTGCCTGAACCCGAGGGCCCGATGACGCATACCACTTCCTTCTCCCGGATGGTGGTCGAGATATCCCGCAGCACCTCAAGCGAGCCGAAGCGCTTCTTCAAATTCTGCACCGTAATCATTTGACTGCGAACCTCCTCTCCAGCCTGCGGGCCAACCAGGACAGGGCGTAAATGATGATGAAGTAGAAGATCCCGACCACGCCCCATATCTCAAACGCGCGGAAATTCTCGGCGATGATGATCTCCCCGCTCTGGGTCAGCTCCCGGATCCCGATGACCGACAAGAGGGACGTGTCCTTGATGCTGACGATCACCTGGTTCACGAAAGCCGGCGTCATCCGGCGGATGGCCTGAGGCAGAATGACCAGCCGCATCGTCAGGTACCTGCTCATCCCAAGCGATCGGGCCGCCTCCATCTGGCCCCTGTGGATCGAGTTGATCCCGCCCCGGAAGATCTCCGAGATGTAGGCTCCCGCATTAAGCGAGATGGCGGCAATACCGGCGGCCTCCGCCGGAATCCGGATGTCGAGGAACACCGGCAGTCCGAGGTAGATGAAGAACACCTGCACGAGCAGCGGCGTCCCGCGGATCAGATCCACATAGAACAAAGCCGGCACACGCAGAAGCTTGTTGGATGAAGTGCTCATAAGTCCGGAGATCAGGCCGATCACAAAAGCGATGGCGAGTGAGATCGAAACAATTTTGAGGGTAATCAGCGAGCCTTCCAGCAGTACGGGGACTGCATCGAGAATCACCTGCCATGACGACGTCATCCGCTATCCAATCCCTTCTGTAATGAGATGCTGCCCATGGCTGTTTATTTGGATTCGGACTTCATGTACTTGTTGATGATTTCGTCGAGCTTGCCGCTGTCCTTCACTTTCTTCAGCCCGTCGTTGATTTTCTTCATGAGCTCGGTGTTATCCTTGCTTACAGCGATACCGTAGAAGTCGCCGTTCAGCCGGTCACCGACGATCTTGAGCTTGGATGCCGGATCGACCGCAATCTTGTAGGAGACCACCGGGTAGTCTTCGATCGTGACATCGGCGTTCTTGTTCACAACCTCCTGGAACATCGCCGGACTGTCATCGAAGTATTTGACCTGCGCGCCATGTTTCTTCGCCAGTTCGTCCGCCTGCTTGGCACCGGTCGTTCCCTTCTTGATCGCGATCACTTTGCCCTTCAGATCATCGGGCCCTTTGATCTCCGTGTTGTCTTCCCGTACGACGAGGGACAATCCGGCTTTGTAGTAAGGCTCCGACAGGGCGACGACCTGCTTGCGCTCTTCGGTGATGCTGATGCCGGCAATGGCTCCGTCGAGCTGCTTGGCCGTAATAGCGGGAATGATGCCCTTGAAGTCCATCGGCTTGAGCTCCACCTCAAAGCCTTCTTCTTTGGCGATGGCGTTGATCAGCTCGACGTCGATGCCCACGTACTTGCCGTCCTTCTCAAACTCGAACGGAGGATACGTGGCGTCCGTCCCGAACACATACTTCTTCGTCCCTTCACCGCTCTTCGCTGCATCCGGCGACGTTCCGGCTGTCTGGTCCGCCGTTGTGCCGCAGGCGCTGATCGACAAGGCGAGAAGTGCTGTTACCAATAGAGACCCGATTTTTTTCATCTAAATAATCCTCCTCTGTAATGACCGCAGGGAATCCCCCCCGGAAATGCTGGGATTGCAGCCTTCCTTGATTCCGTATGATAAAGGTTTACCATAACGGACCCGGCGCAAGCTGCCTACTTGTAATGTTACCTCACATGAATGTCCCTCATTCTAGTAGATAACTAACCAAGTGTCAATATTATTTACACAATAGCTAGGGTTGACCGCACATCTACCTCCCCATCTTTTCCATATGGTGGGTCCATACCATACAAGTGTAAAAGAAAGCGCTTCATCAAGCAACCCTTTCCTTTTCGCTATGTTATCTGCCCCCTGTCTCTTTCGTCACAGCCTCCCTCCGGCCTGTTATGTTATAATGCGGTCGACCTGGGGATAGTAGGACGGATATCCTCTATTCCGCTTTGGAGGCCTGATCCCATGAACCGCATTACAATCCTGCTGATCCTCGCCATCGCCATTTCGCTGTGGCTCCTGAACCACCATTATTTTCACTTCACTCCCCAAGGGGTCCGGAATGCCATTCTCGGCTTCGGTGTCTGGGCTCCCCTGGTCTATATCGCGGTCTATACGGTAAGGCCGCTCTTCTTCTTTCCGGCAACGGTCCTCTGTCTCGCCGGCGGACTCGCCT containing:
- a CDS encoding transporter substrate-binding domain-containing protein; protein product: MKKIGSLLVTALLALSISACGTTADQTAGTSPDAAKSGEGTKKYVFGTDATYPPFEFEKDGKYVGIDVELINAIAKEEGFEVELKPMDFKGIIPAITAKQLDGAIAGISITEERKQVVALSEPYYKAGLSLVVREDNTEIKGPDDLKGKVIAIKKGTTGAKQADELAKKHGAQVKYFDDSPAMFQEVVNKNADVTIEDYPVVSYKIAVDPASKLKIVGDRLNGDFYGIAVSKDNTELMKKINDGLKKVKDSGKLDEIINKYMKSESK
- a CDS encoding catalase, producing MTEANGNPNQSRPESAENTLTNRQGHPITDNQNTRTVGSRGPTTMENYHLLEKISHFDRERIPERVVHARGAGAHGVFEAYGKVGEEPVSKYTRAKLFQEAGKQTPVFVRFSTVIHGGHSPETLRDPRGFATKFYTEDGNWDLVGNNLKIFFIRDPLKFPDMVHAFKPDPLTNAQSMERFFDFVSLSPEATHMVTFIFSPWGIPANYRQMQGSGVNTYKWVNAEGDAVLVKYHWEPLGQGIKNLLQKEASEIQATEFNHATLDLYHAIERGDYPEWELCVQIMSDDEHPELDFDPLDPTKLWPVDQFPFLPVGKMTLNRNPEDYFTEVEQAAFGTGVLVDGLDFSDDKLLQGRTFSYSDTQRYRVGSNYLQLPINAPKSRVATNQSGGQMQYKVDRAPGQNPHVNYEPSSLGGLKEAPKSGKEHEPHYDAKLVRQKIERTNDFGQAGETYRSFEDWERDELISNLGSALATCRADIQERMIGYFTQADADYGRRVAEAIRQAGGDTKPQGTGADPSKADSKGHEAGPY
- a CDS encoding copper amine oxidase N-terminal domain-containing protein, with product MNKRNMVITGGLALTLTLGFVSGAYADDAIKKISAHLNQKMKLEVDGAPVDLSDPDGKEELAPIVYQGRSYVPAKPLAEALGAKVRWEEATETVVITSAAKEAGPAELDEPEASEVKAPKKGPSPQSDNGADEVEKTTEEKSAGEPPVTYPADTAPSKIFDEYKTAAREGLDTYIYALRTMNTDEKLREYVYKVYPEGKAAGSPADVYRRVSSGLELTRGRMPLKEVKESTEEVLAVLNSRDFPDRTSGYDATEGVTLHYQVHTGDEAGTLVSVEFKFVKSGQTYKLSDLAFFGTLAAPAEEAE
- a CDS encoding amino acid ABC transporter permease, whose protein sequence is MTSSWQVILDAVPVLLEGSLITLKIVSISLAIAFVIGLISGLMSTSSNKLLRVPALFYVDLIRGTPLLVQVFFIYLGLPVFLDIRIPAEAAGIAAISLNAGAYISEIFRGGINSIHRGQMEAARSLGMSRYLTMRLVILPQAIRRMTPAFVNQVIVSIKDTSLLSVIGIRELTQSGEIIIAENFRAFEIWGVVGIFYFIIIYALSWLARRLERRFAVK
- a CDS encoding amino acid ABC transporter ATP-binding protein, yielding MITVQNLKKRFGSLEVLRDISTTIREKEVVCVIGPSGSGKSTFLRCLNLLEEVTSGTIRIGETEVTSPKTDIDTLREQVGMVFQHFHLFPHLTVLENIMLAPKYVKKRDKAENEKQAMELLRKVGLESKRDEYPDRLSGGQQQRVAIARALAMNPGVMLFDEPTSALDPEMVGEVLLVMKELAREGMTMVVVTHEMGFAREVADRVIFMDGGYILEEGPPSELFDAPKHERTQAFLGKILSSSV
- a CDS encoding class I SAM-dependent methyltransferase, whose translation is MSLGAYGTLCTEVYDLTKPVGQSIGGDLEYYKERLRSCRGRILEAMCGSGRLLIPLAEAGLAVDGIDESPQMLASCQGRCEERGLTPRLFQGKLQELSLSCLYEAIIVPAGSFLLIEDREESVDVLRRFHDHLMPGGRLILDLEMPDLQSLKTGSTGMSTFPHPDGTVITMESRTVEADLYRQVVVTHLRYEKWRQGSLVASELQRLALRWFGIEEFRMLLENTGFSKVTVSADYEYGRAPSHHRQIFTYEANRN
- a CDS encoding 3-ketoacyl-ACP reductase; the protein is MELKNKTAIITGAGKGIGKAAAIALAKEGVHLGLIARSTGDLEALKSELQGTYGINVFYASADISNRSEVEAAVQGLIGQLGSLDILINNAGIASFGKVAEMDPEQWEQIIRTNLLGTYYVTRAALPTLLEQQSGSIINVASTAGERGFATGSAYCASKFAVMGFTESLFQEVRKSNIRVTALTPSTVNTELASNAGLPIGDEDRMMQPEDVADLILAALKLPARVFVKAAGIWTTNPQ